One stretch of Scatophagus argus isolate fScaArg1 chromosome 18, fScaArg1.pri, whole genome shotgun sequence DNA includes these proteins:
- the slc35b3 gene encoding adenosine 3'-phospho 5'-phosphosulfate transporter 2: MSAKYGLVGYNSSRKHISISIPSSTEVMSPHIKSVEELRVLGINLSSFGAPTQFFICVAGVFIFYLVYGYLQELIFSVDGFKPFGWYLTLVQFGFYSMFGLVELQLTQDKRRRIPGKTYMIIAFLTVGTMGLSNTSLGYLNYPTQVIFKCCKLIPVMIGGVFIQGKRYNVADVSAALCMSLGLIWFTLADSKVAPNFNVTGVLLISLALCADAAIGNVQEKAMKLHNGSNSEMVLYSYSIGFVYILTGLLCVGGLGPAVAFCSEHPVKTYGYAFFFSLTGYFGISFVLALIKLFGALVAVTVTTGRKAMTIVLSFMFFAKPFTFQYIWGGLLVLFGIFLNVYSKNREKMKLPSIKDLRCWLLTGRKVRFLSQNV, from the exons ATGAGTGCCAAATATGGCCTGGTGGGCTACAACAGTTCACGGAAGCACATTTCAATCTCCATCCCGTCGTCCACGGAGGTGATGTCTCCCCACATAAAGTctgtggaggagctgagggTCCTGGGAATCAACCTGAGCAGCTTCGGTGCCCCCACGCAGTTCTTCATCTGTGTGGCTGGAGTCTTTATCTTTTACCTCGTCTACGGATACCTGCAG GAGTTGATTTTTTCCGTCGATGGATTCAAGCCCTTTGGTTGGTACCTCACTCTGGTTCAGTTTGGCTTCTACTCCATGTTTGGACTCGTGGAACTTCAGCTCACACAGGACAAACGCAGGAG GATCCCAGGGAAGACGTACATGATCATAGCTTTTCTAACAGTGGGCACTATGGGCCTGTCCAATACCTCTCTGGGCTACTTGAACTACCCCACGCAGGTCATCTTCAAGTGCTGTAAACTCATCCCAGTCATGATTGGAGGAGTGTTTATACAAG GTAAACGCTATAATGTGGCTGATgtgtctgctgctctctgcatgAGTCTGGGACTCATCTGGTTCACGCTAGCTGACAGCAAAGTGGCCCCCAACTTCAATGTGACAG GTGTGCTGCTCATCTCCCTGGCTCTGTGTGCAGACGCCGCCATTGGAAACGTGCAGGAGAAAGCCATGAAACTCCACAACGGCTCCAACTCTGAAATG GTTCTGTACTCGTACTCCATCGGCTTCGTCTACATACTGACGGGCCTGCTCTGTGTGGGCGGGCTGGGGCCAGCAGTGGCTTTCTGCTCAGAG CATCCTGTGAAGACATACGGATACgcattcttcttctctctcacgGGTTATTTTGGCATTTCCTTCGTGCTGGCCTTGATCAAGCTCTTTGGCGCCCTGGTTGCAGTGACAG TGACCACCGGGAGAAAGGCCATGACGATCGTACTTTCCTTCATGTTCTTCGCTAAACCGTTCACTTTTCA gtACATCTGGGGCGGCCTTCTGGTGCTTTTCGGCATCTTCCTGAatgtttacagtaaaaacagggagaaaatgAAACTTCCCTCCATCAAGGACCTGAGATGCTGGCTGCTGACAGGAAGGAAAGTGCGATTCCTTTCTCAGAACGTGTAG